Sequence from the Engraulis encrasicolus isolate BLACKSEA-1 unplaced genomic scaffold, IST_EnEncr_1.0 scaffold_242_np1212, whole genome shotgun sequence genome:
AAAACCCATGAGTGGAGAAATGTCCGCCTTAACGATTTCATGAGTGGAGTTTTGTCCGTCTCTGCAAATTTGATGAGCGGTGATTTGTCCAGGTGGAGATTTGTCCcaacatccctcacacacacacacacacacacacacacacacacacacacacacacacacacacacacacacacacacacacacacacacacacacacacacggcaccttgATTTTGAAACGGCACCTGATTTCAACAATCCTGATACTCAAAATATTGCACGACAAGTATATTGTATCTAGGTAGGTAGCAGTTTAAATATAGTAAATCAAGTAATTGGTAGGGACAACcaccacctcaacacacacactccaatacacacacacacacacacacacacacacacacaccaccaccaagaccaacaccaccaccacctaacaccctcccctctctctgatgACAATAACCAGGAATATGGCACTAGCTACCGAATCGTAGTTCAGATCTGGCACAGACGCACTGTAGATTTAGGAAAAATCCCAAACCCAGGGTACAGGGGCTCAGTGAATGTGGCGTTGAACGTGTGCAGGTGGGTAAGAGTGTCAGAGGAGACGCTGTAAAATGACAGAATGCCAGCAGGCCTGTCGAGGTACACCCCTACTCTTCTACAACAGGAGGGAAACACTGGCAAGACGATTTCTTTATCGTTGTGCCAAGCGGAGTAACTGTGCGAGTCCTTGTCTTGAGAGCAGTAGAGACTCCAGGACTTGCTGTTCTTCCCAAGCATGCTGTTACCGCTCTCCCCTTTTCTTTCCATACTATTGTACACCACAGCTATATAAACCCCAACCCCACTCCACTctacctcccagtagcagcgtccagTGATACTCTCGTTATACAACCACTGAAGCCACCAGTCAAATCTCTCTGGGTGGTCAGGATATGCTTGTTCCTCGTCAAAGGATGTGATTTCTTTGGCTGCGTAAGAGACCATTTTGTGTGCTGAGTTTTCGTTCACTGTCAGTTCACGGGTGTCTGCAGACAAGATGGGATGAGTGAAATATTTCAGTGATCACAGTAATCCAATACAACCAGACCTTCCTCTCTGATCTGAATATATTTACGTGTTTGAAGTTGCTCTGCCAATAATGTAAATTGCACATCATTTACAAATAAATCAAAGATGCTCATGTCCATATTCAACTTTTCTGATTTTTTTGTCGTTGATTtctatagttttaaaaaaataatgcgcATGTCTGGATATGGTGTCTCACCAAATGGATCTACATGAATTTGGGTGATTTCGTTGACATATTGACACAATATATTTCTATCATTGAAGCcattgcaattattattattattattattattattattatgccctctggtggacacatacacacacacacacacacaccgcaactgCCATTGCTCAAAGTGAAGTAATTTTCACCTCACACTGGCAACCCCTTGTGGCAGGAGAATGgactgacaaacacacaaatcagacgatcacataacctccttggtggaggtaatagaCAACACCAGTAACAATCTCAAGATTCTTTTGGGTCTAGCAGTTTTCAGGGGGTTTGCAGTGTTCTGCtttctgtactgtatatgatattttgtattttgtagatAACACAGATGTAGATACAGCTCTGGTCAGTCTGCTGACAGAAGACGACCAAGAATATGGCCCTGTCTTACAACACCTTATTGACAGATTTGATGACTTCAACCTGCTTTTTAACACTGCAAAGACAAAGGAAATAAGCCAAAAAGCTATATTTCCATCAATGACAGCTCATCCCGTCAATAACGGAGTACAAGTATCAGGGTGTGGTTTTAGATGACAAGTTGCCGTGGGAGCAGCATACAGAAATGGTCCAGGAAAAAGGACAGCAGAGACTGCATGTTTTAATTTAAAATGTAAAGAAGAATTCTCAGGACTGAGGTGCACTTTCACAAGATTGTATGATGAGGTCTGTTCTCTACTTTCATTAATTCACGTTGGACAGATTCACTTTCATGAAGTTAAACATAGCCAATCTGTTAAATAAGATGCACAGCATTCCGTATGCTTTTGAAAAGCTGCCATTAAATCCACTGTACTGAAACAGAGTACGTACACTACAGTTTTTTGCCATACCTTACAACATTGGCATTTAATGTGATGGAACAAATTTTGCACTAGGCAACCGGTGTTAGGTGACGTTCCAAATACAgtaacaaaaactaatcaaaagaCCTTAAAAAAGAGAACTTACATTTTCGGACACCTCTTCTCAGTCTGGTATTTTCACAGTGATCCATACTGTGGGAGAAAGCCAGAGAGGGATTTGAATTGAAAGTGAGTTAATTGATTTCATGCAAATCCGACATTCTACCTTAGCTTTGAACACAAATAAGAAGATATACGCATAGAACTTAATGTCTTCAGCACAATTTATGAGGCAGTCACATACAGGTACCTCAGAGccatgctactactactactactacgaccgCTGGCTTTGTGCCTGTGGGGAATCACACCAGTGAGGGTATCCCACACCAACCTAACTCCCACTTGTGTCGTACTGCTTAGTACTACTAATAATACTAGGtcgactactactgctactactactactactgccactatTACTACactaataataattataacaataataataataacattgttGTTTctgttattatcatcattacGAGAAAAATATTAGACATGACAATCTCTTCACATACACAAGTGTCTCTAGTTTGTTGTTGCCGAGAGTAGATAGCAGCTTCCGGCCTGACTCTCCAGGATGATTATAGTTCAGATGAAGCTCTTTCAGATGAGACGGATTTGAGGTCAAAGCTGTAGCCAGAAATGTGCAGCCTTGCTCTGAGATGAGGCAACCAGACAACCTAAGGAGACAAAACATCAGTGGGAGAGCAGATGTACAGTTATGCTCAAAATAACTACTATTGCCGTGCtgacatctgtctttggaaactcaaaaatgtTACGTACAACTgatttcctgtcataatctctactcgcctgtcatcaataaaggcataaaaatacattttaaataaaagAATGACAATGACAGGGGAAGGTACAGCAGCATCACCAGCACTGACCTCAGCATACTTGCCAATCTCTAACTGAAGTCTCTGGAATGCAATAGGTTGTTTGACTAAATCAAGGAACAGTCGACATGATTCTTTAGATATTCATCTACATAGGAGCAAGAGCCATGAAAGTGTATGAAGTGCAACACAAACCTTAGTACTTGCAGTTTACAGTTGAGACTGGCCAGTTCCTTTGACAGATGCTGGACTCCAGAGTCTTGGATGTCATTGtgactcaggtccagctccttaAGGAAGGTCACTGACAGTAGCATAGAGGCCAGAATTTTACAGGATTCATGGCTGAGTTCACAGTCGACAAGGCTGTGGAGAAAAACCAAAAACACAGAACAAAGCTTTTATCCACTGAAAGGGTTACAGTAGCTGATAACTAAAAATTAAATTGAGCCATCACAGCCATTACCAAGCTTTGTTTTTCTGAAAGGACTTACAAAATAAACTTTTGACTTATCAAGGGAGTGCCCTGTTTGCAGAAAGAACAGCCAGATGTGAGCACAACTTGCAAAAGGTGTCACACCTCAACGCAGAATGCATTGGCGTGAAATAAATATGCATGATGCTAGTCTGTAGAACTACACGCTATGGCTCTGACTATGCACAATGACACCGTGAGCAACCTTGCCCAAAAATGTATGAATAAAACATGTTTAATCCTTATGCATTACATTTGGCGGACGCTTTTATACAAAGCGacgtacaatcgaggacataacaGCATACAACATTTGCAGGAGGTAcaagtgcacagaaaatatacagaacaaaagGTGCAAATGCAATGCATGTGGGGTTTATTATTTGGAGTGGAGTagacacacctacacccacacccacatacaacaTGCCTTAGAGTCCACTGTATGATAAGACACCTACCCATATCCATACACTTCCACAATCCATAGAAATACTTCAGGCTCCCTTCCCTTCATATCGCCTACTTAGTAACACATGACCAACACATGACCAACACACGCTCTGCACTAGTGATAAGGTTTCCAAAACTCTGTCTTCTGACCTCAAGATCTGCAGTTTGCAGTGGGGGCTAGTTAGCCCTGCAGCAAGCAGCTGAACTCCAGAGTCTCCCAGACCGCTGTGACTCAGATCCAGCAGTACCAAGTAGTTTGGAGACTGCAGACACTTCCTCACGGTTTCACACGCCATTCTGTTCAGCTTGCATCCACCGAGTCTGGAAGTAAAAGTGCATGTACAGTCgtggaaaaaaaaatgagaagCAACTTCGATACTTtcgtttttctgattttactatgAATAggcatgtgtttgagtaaaacaaacactgCTTTTTCATTCTATAAAGTACAGACACCATTTCCCTCGaatttctaaagaaaatattgtcatttagagcatttatttgcaaaacattACAAATGGTCTAAATAACAAAAAGATGCAACATTTTCAGACCTTAATAAAGGCGAAGAAAATGCTATTAAAAGTGGTCTCACATTTTTTCCCGCGGCTGTATATTcgcatacttttttttttcagtatttttgggggctttttggcctttattattataggacagtgtgagagtagacaggaaatgactgggagagagagagggggcgggagagggttgggaaatgaccccggttggactcgaaccggggtccccatgggcaatgtaagcccaaatgtggggggcttagcacgctgcgctaCAGCGCCCCCTTATTCGCATGCTTTTAATATAAGATCATTACTAAATTAGTTGCCCATCTCggtttaggcctatatgaaactCACCGTGCTGTTCTGGAGCAGCTCAGAGCCAGCAGCAGCCTCCTGCGGCCCTCATCTGATGTGTTGTAGTTTTTCAGGTCAAACTCATCAAGCACGTCATCAGACATCATAAGCATATGGGCCATTGCCGAACAGTGAGCAGGTGACAACTCGTCTTTGACGCCATTTGATGATTTTAGATACTGCTGGCTTTCTTCATATATAGAATCATCATTCACTTCAAATAAGGAATGCAAAACACTGATGTATTTTTCAGAAGAGAGATATTCTTTGTTGAGCTGCTTAATGTACCGACACACCTCCTTAATGCTCTCTGAGGTGTTATGTGTGGATTTTAGAAGACCTTTTAAAAGTCTCTGATTGTCCTCTAAACAGATCCCCAACAGTAAGTGAAGGAATAAACTAAAATGTCCATTCCTGCTTTTAAGAACTGTTTTCACCGCACGCTTCAGTGAACCTTTGAGGCAGGAAATGGGCTCCAAGGCCATCTGATCGCTGTAGCAGGCGAAAATATGAAGCGCTGCCAGAAACTCTTGGAtgctgagatgcacaaagcagTAGACCTTCCTCTGCTGAAACACAGATTCTTCCTGGAAGATTTTGTTACACACACCAGAGTGCATGGCAGCTTCACTGACATCAATGCCAAAACTTCTCAGGTCCTCTTCATACAAAACAAGGTTGCCTTTCTGTAGATTTTTAAAAGCGAGCCTCGCTAGCCTCCAAGTGATTTGTTTCTGAAATTCCGCAAATTTGCATGGTTTGGTTCCATTATGACACGTCTGATCTTTCCCAGCTGTCTGGGTGAGCAAGAAGCGTATGAAAACCTCAGTCAGCGTTCGGGGCAGGTCTTGGGCGTGGTCCTCTTTTAGCATCTCCTGAAGCACAGTGGATAAAATCCAACAGAAGAATGGAATGTGCCACAGGATGTGGAGACTCCAGGATGCTTTAATGTGGGAGATTATTCTGTCAGCCTGACTCTCATCTCTAATGCTCTTCCTGAGGTACTCTTCTTGCTGTGACGGGTTGAATCCTAGTATTTCTGTTACCTGGCTGACGCACTGAGAGGGAATTTGCCTGACTGCTGCTGGTCGTGAGGTTATCCAGATTTGTGCAGTGGGAAGAAGAGTTCCCTGAATGAGACTTGATATCAGAAGATCCACTGACGTTTTTTGTTTCACATCTGATACCAACAAAATGGGCTTGAAATTAAAAGTAATTAGGCCATCGTCCAATCcatcaaaaataaacaaaacctgACAGCCTTCGTACAGTTCCCCATTCCTCAGCTGCTTCAATTCGGGATAGAAGTCAAGCAAGAGGTTGTGAAGGCTATACACATCATCCCTGACCGCAGTCAGTGCGGGGACAGAGAGTGGAAATATAAAATCTACATTCTGGTTGGCTACCCCATTTGTCCAGTCGAGAATAAACTTCTGAACTGAGACTGTTTTTCCGATGCCAGCAACACCTTTGGTGATTATAGTTCTGATTTGCTTGTCCAGTCCATCTAAGGGATTGAAGAGGTCATTGGGGTTAATTTGTACACCTTCAGTGGTTCTTGCTTTGGAGACTGTCGCCACCTGCCAAATTTCAGGTTCTTCATCTGCCTCGTTGCCTTCTTCCTCTGTATTATAGAGCTCTGTGTGGACGTAGTGTAGTGTCTCAGCTGCCGACTTAATACCGCCATCAGATACATGCTCAAGTCCTCTTCTCAGATTAGTTTTATGGGCTTCTATCACTCTCTTCAGATTACCTGTTAAGAATATTTTTAAATAAATTACAAACAAAATGAGTTGAGAAACTATCAATCttagcataaataaataaataaataaagagaaataaataaataaagagtacATTCTGTAATATATGAAATCTCTGTTTTATGTCATACACTTACATGCTGACTCCTGGTCCATATGCTTTCACCAATTCACTCCTCCTACCCATCCATAGACTGACCCAGAATCCAGCTGTCTGtaaacacacaacatgcacataaAGGCAGAGTTTCATAATGATACATCTAGTTTACTCTGTGAAACACTAGCCCGTTTTGATATGTCCTATGGGCACTGAAGTAGAGCTACGTAGGGCTACTGTAAACTCTACTAGTCCTGTATAATGTCTTATAggtatatttattggtatttgCTGAAACACAATGGCAATGCATGGCTTAGTGGAGTGTTAGCTAGTGATAATATTCAGGGAGAAACAACATGAAACACAACAGCTATCCAAGTATGAATTATGTGATATTAAATTATtaccaaaaaaaataatattgaaAAAACTATATTTGAAAATGACCAATATCTATCTAGCCTGCAATGCCATGAATAACAACTAAAATAAAATTatggtgtttggttcttgagtcatttcagagataaAGTGACTGTATATTGCcattaacattaaaacatccctGCAACCTAGGCTAGGCTTCTTCATGGTCAACACCAAAAGCACAATATGATGCATTGCACAGTTTCCAAAATGACCTCTCAAAACCACCCATGGGTGCGCGAGACCCCCCTCTGATGACTAGAGTAACTTAGACTAACATGGGTGTTGCTGAGGACGTAAGGGCAGGATGAAATACCAAATATGGCCACAAGATGGCATCACAACATTTTTATAAGCTTTTTCTAATCTTATTGCACTTCATGTAATGTTCCCGTAAATAATGGCCTTCCAACAACTGCTGGTCCAAGTTCATGTGGTTTATTTCTCTTCAATATACATAAATCTGGTACCACCATAAGGAATTGGTTGCACTTACGGGTTCATTAGGATCTGACTGCTCTTCAGAATGTTGAAAACATAACAGCGGCAACAAACATAACAACAGAATTCTCATAACAAAACAATTATAGAACCACTGACTACTGGGTTCTTTACACTCCCACCAAATTATAAGTTTTAAAGGGTGAGAGACAAACTTTAAAACATcatttcaatgacaaaaatacaAAGATATAACAGtaacaatttctttttttttttggtagcctttctttctttttgctcgCTTCATtgtgagtttttttttgtttttttggaagcctttctttcccttttttgcgacattgtggcaataattctttatctgtaacaaatattctggttcgaaaaagataaccatggccaccaaactcttcaattgaaccaccagaccccaacgaaggatccatctcaaaatatcaaacagtaatattacgaaagcgcctctctctcgcttctgtataataactggatgaatgaatgtgcgttccttccaggagtcatgtgacgccgtgacgtcacaaaactgcgtttagtgagaagtgaatctgcaagacaacaacaacacagggcatggaaacgtgtgaatttgtttcctgcggctcgtctttggtggacaaaaataaaatgctttactatgaagtatcactttggcgaaccattttgcggacgtaggaggaaggcggaagctgagaggtAGCTGCGCCACTTCTGAAAACTCCTATTATATCGTGCCTGTGCtagctaatggaactgtgaaccactagatcgacttgtatgggtacacacaccacggcgaaagcgttcaaaagggttttaatgcacgctaggagcttaaaaacaggtcaaatacgtgcccgacgggccaggctttaaccgaaaactgcgcaattgaacaacttaaCACAGcgcgcatgaaaatttctcgcggttttccctttcatccttttccctcggtccacccaagatgggatatgaatccaaactggccggaattctcctttaattaatacatgcatagaagcaacacaatttaagggctacattaaacatttattccgtatttgaccgaagacaaattgaggaataataTGAGAACTAAAATGGGGTgagggtagcctgggaactcccatactgcctttagttctacacaatcgtttcaatctgaaagacagtctggcgaggatgactcataacggccaagatcatggtccctgtgtcataatggccaagcatttcgacctttacagtttctctgcccaatcagagagcagggtagTGTGTTATAATAGGCAAGTATTCTTCccgctacggaatttacaataggcaactccccagacctaatctctcttgtgattaggtctggtgttaaccaggcaaggttgAGGGGGCGTGGGTCACCACAGcctacaatggtaaaaatatgggtccctaaACAAAATGGTtgcaatggtaaaaaatatgggtcCCCTGAGGAGAATGGTGGGGAACCACTGGTAGTTGACCAAATCCCATCAGACAGATGTTGCAAATAATGTCTGTTAGCGAGTCTGAGGAAGACCACAAGGTCTTAAAAAGAAAGTAacgtaaagaagaaaaaaaatccaaaagttCAAAAAAGCATATGCAGATATTTtaataaacatttatttttaagacatttctCTTAATGTTCATGTAAACAAAGCTTCaaaagagttttttttcttcaaaagagCCCTTTTGCACTGTGATCGGACATGGTAACCTCTACTCAGAACCGGAAGTTCGGATCCGGATTCGCAATGAAGTTCCTGGCTGACATATAGTTTGTCGTTGGGCCACGAAACAAACATATGCATATATATCTCACTAAACCAAACACATTTGCAATGCCAACCCAttagccacgcccaacaggaagtgagataattggactttTTCCAAATTTACATGTAATGGGATTTGAAACACTCCTCCTAAACCGTACATCGTACTCACTTCATATTTGTTGTacatgagctcaaggcattgcgaaggaatttttgatatctcgtaatttgacaagatggcggctcaatgaatttaggtatctaattttaaaacaggaagttggccaccatttcagtttggagtgttttcaaacggtgcaaacgcacacatgtatgtatgtaatgaatattaacttttctatatgcctgaaatggcaatctggtatagcgccaccatgtggtaggcaaatgaactgcaggaAAAGAAttcttcaatatctcgtgaaccgaacgtcgtagacacttcatttttgttttagggggtcaTAGCACAACGCTAGTCATGCTGATGGTAATATGCtaatgctaattcatgctaacttgtttttccccaatatcttcTGAACCGAAGGTCGCAGAGACTCCTTTGGCTGCTCACTTGGTCTGGGAAGCAGTTGGTGGCTTGGCCCTTTGCACATTGATCGGACATGCTTCCCGCTACTCAGAATCAGAAGCTCGGATCAGGATTGGCTCCGGGCACAGAATAGCGCCCCCTATCGCGTTGAAGTTCCTGGCTAACATATAGTTTGGCGTTTGGAGTATATCTCACTAAACCAAACAAATTTGCAATGCCAACCCATTAGCCACGCCCAATAGGAAGTGAGATATTGGACTTTTTCCAAATGTACATGTAATGGGATTTCAAACAGTCCTCCTAAACCGTACATCAAATTAACTTAATATTCGTTGTacatgagctcaaggcattgaCAATGATGGATTGCGATGGAATTTTTGATATCTCGTAATTTCACAAGATGGCGGCTCAATGAATTTAGGTATCTTTAGgtaattttaaaacaggaagttgggcaccatttcagtttggagtgttttcaaACAGTGCAAAcgaacacatgtatgcatataatgaatattaACTTTCTATATGACTGAATTGTATataaggtatagcgccaccatgtggtggGCAAAGGAAatgcaggaaaagtgtaattctcCAATATCTTGTGAACTTAACGTCGTACacactccatttttgttttagggagtcTTAGCAACACGCTAGTTATGAAAATACAAATGCTAATTttgaatgctaattcatgctaattagtttttcttcaatatctcgtgaaccgaacgtcgtacagactccatttttgttttagggggtcCATAGCAACATGCTAGGTGGCATGCCCCGCCCCTGCAATGcacgtgcgagggcccgtcatcgccgcttgcggctttaattattattattattattattatattattattattattattattattattattaacaggagcaacttggggttaagtatcttgctcaaggacacatcgatggggtcaggcagagcggggctcgaacctgcaaccttctggttgccgaacaggctcctctaccacccttTATTCACAGAAATATGTTGATGATGAAATCCAACAGGTTTACAGAAAACTTCCTTTTTCTATCTTACTTTTTCCTTCTCATCCAATTATCAACTTCTTTGCAGTGTGTATAGATCGAGGACTGTGTCCAATGTTCACATAAAATCATTGACAGTTCCCAAACAAAGACAACCCCCACACATTTGTTTTGTTCTATATAGTATGGTGCCAATACATCGCCTTTGTTATTGAAGAGAAAAGAACAAATCAGCATTTAAGAATCAAACTGAACAACATTCCAATTGAAACTCCAAAATCTTCAAAATGAATAACAAGAAAGGTGAAGAAGAGCTGGTTTAAGACGTCCTAACTGAAAAGGAAATTGGTAATGAAGACATGAAATGAAAGCGAGGAATATGTTGGCTCTTGATCAAAAACCAAGGGGTCCTCAcatgttaaaggtggggttgcaggtatgacctcacgttgggggaactcccccaggatccTAAGGTTctactcctatgagcctgcggaacccccaatgtGATGTCGTAATAGAACATATTCTTAAGATGGTTAACCTGCAATCCCACCTTTTAATATCATCTACTGCCCCTTCTTCATTTCCTCCATGAGGGTGGGCTCTACCTCCATCAGCACCTCATACAGTGTGTCTTTGCCTTTCACGCTCCCCCGGATGCTGCTTAGGAGctccctcatcttctcctccttgaTTGGCTGGCTACGGATCTTATTGTAGGTCTCCCAGGAAATGATGTCCTCCTGCCGCAGACTGTCCAGTACGGGATCCACATTGTAAACTCTGCTTATCAGACGACTGAAGTACTTGTCAATAAAGTGCTTGTCTGGGGAGTCAGAAGACAAGAGGAATGCAAGACTAGTGAGGAAGAGAGATACTGACTATTTATGGTTGTGTCTAAAGTAGTAGTGGTCTGTTTGAAGAAGGCATAGCATTAGTTGAGGTAGCTTCTTGAACACCACTGTAACTGCATGTATGAAGGGGGAGAGTGGGTTTCCCCTACCCAGCCTTCAGGGTAGCCAGCCTGGGGCATGGGCTCATTGACTACAaaatgtgtgaaagaaagaatcATTCAACATTGATTTTGCAGTTTcaaatgtgatgcgatctgggaaaacccatCACATGGTGAAGAcatatcttgtctctatcaaatgttatacttacccaaagtcaacttagtcgttcggaggaattctgagaaaaaacactctaaaggttgagtatggagcttgtggccagaggaggtattgcaactatgcaaggcaatTGTGGCCACAGCAGAGACGTGCGCTCAGGGTAGGCatgtagacaggtcatcagctgggaaaattaggcctttcgtcctaccgcacttttctctgtggattaccgaccagaagccctattggaagaaattaaatcatggggccacgtcaatttttgctcagaattcaatatggccgccattttccaaaatgacttgttttcatgcattattacattgtactataaggtgatattcatgaacgatgaactactttcacaactattctgtcctattttcttacatacatgtttacaaaggttgactaaactaaaagaaattaaaataaagttggccatATCGCAATaaccaaaggaaagtgctgaaaataatgattgaaatgcacagagtctatggctgcgaaaattaggcctattgtcctgtcagggttttcacagtggattacagaccagaaggcctattgaaaaagatctatgtgctccaaaattaaaatgttctctgtttttcagaatggcagactttcacacatttttctcaatactgtaaggccataattaccaataaagatttTCTGTTAAATTGTCCTATATCCTTa
This genomic interval carries:
- the LOC134442732 gene encoding NACHT, LRR and PYD domains-containing protein 12-like, with protein sequence MDQESACNLKRVIEAHKTNLRRGLEHVSDGGIKSAAETLHYVHTELYNTEEEGNEADEEPEIWQVATVSKARTTEGVQINPNDLFNPLDGLDKQIRTIITKGVAGIGKTVSVQKFILDWTNGVANQNVDFIFPLSVPALTAVRDDVYSLHNLLLDFYPELKQLRNGELYEGCQVLFIFDGLDDGLITFNFKPILLVSDVKQKTSVDLLISSLIQGTLLPTAQIWITSRPAAVRQIPSQCVSQVTEILGFNPSQQEEYLRKSIRDESQADRIISHIKASWSLHILWHIPFFCWILSTVLQEMLKEDHAQDLPRTLTEVFIRFLLTQTAGKDQTCHNGTKPCKFAEFQKQITWRLARLAFKNLQKGNLVLYEEDLRSFGIDVSEAAMHSGVCNKIFQEESVFQQRKVYCFVHLSIQEFLAALHIFACYSDQMALEPISCLKGSLKRAVKTVLKSRNGHFSLFLHLLLGICLEDNQRLLKGLLKSTHNTSESIKEVCRYIKQLNKEYLSSEKYISVLHSLFEVNDDSIYEESQQYLKSSNGVKDELSPAHCSAMAHMLMMSDDVLDEFDLKNYNTSDEGRRRLLLALSCSRTARLGGCKLNRMACETVRKCLQSPNYLVLLDLSHSGLGDSGVQLLAAGLTSPHCKLQILSLVDCELSHESCKILASMLLSVTFLKELDLSHNDIQDSGVQHLSKELASLNCKLQVLRLSGCLISEQGCTFLATALTSNPSHLKELHLNYNHPGESGRKLLSTLGNNKLETLVMDHCENTRLRRGVRKYTRELTVNENSAHKMVSYAAKEITSFDEEQAYPDHPERFDWWLQWLYNESITGRCYWEVEWSGVGVYIAVVYNSMERKGESGNSMLGKNSKSWSLYCSQDKDSHSYSAWHNDKEIVLPVFPSCCRRVGVYLDRPAGILSFYSVSSDTLTHLHTFNATFTEPLYPGFGIFPKSTVRLCQI